Proteins from a single region of Candidatus Kryptoniota bacterium:
- a CDS encoding cysteine synthase family protein: MRKNMSSLAITEIAKDHRRRNPDERNTILGNIGNTPLVQIEKIAPHDSQVRIFAKAEWFNPGGSVKDRAALKMILDAEESGRLTRGKTIIDATSGNTGIAYAMIGSVLGYKVALTLPENASRERKNALLAYGAEIIYTDPLEGTDGAQQRVREIVSAEPEKYFYPDQYNNPANWKAHYTTTAPEIWEQTGHRITHFVAGLGTTGTFTGTSRRLKELNPSISCISFQPDLPLHAIEGLKHLESSIVPGIYDPSLADDQLTVSTDEAYEMTRKLAREEGLFVGISSGAAMAAALKVASGLEDGLVVTIFPDSGARYGTGHFTNEP; encoded by the coding sequence GTGAGGAAGAATATGAGCTCGCTTGCAATAACGGAGATAGCGAAAGACCACCGCCGGAGGAATCCGGATGAGCGCAATACTATTCTCGGCAACATAGGCAACACGCCGCTTGTACAGATAGAGAAAATTGCGCCGCATGACAGCCAGGTGAGAATCTTCGCGAAAGCTGAATGGTTCAACCCGGGCGGATCTGTGAAGGACCGTGCCGCTCTCAAGATGATCCTCGACGCGGAAGAGTCCGGCAGACTCACGAGGGGGAAAACAATCATAGACGCAACAAGCGGGAACACCGGGATTGCTTACGCGATGATCGGAAGTGTGCTCGGTTATAAAGTGGCATTGACCCTTCCGGAAAATGCAAGCAGAGAACGGAAGAACGCCCTCTTAGCTTACGGTGCCGAAATCATTTACACCGATCCCCTGGAAGGAACCGACGGCGCACAACAGAGAGTCAGAGAGATCGTCTCCGCGGAACCGGAGAAGTACTTCTATCCCGATCAGTACAATAATCCTGCAAACTGGAAAGCTCACTACACAACAACCGCACCGGAGATCTGGGAGCAGACAGGCCACCGGATAACACACTTCGTCGCAGGACTCGGGACCACTGGGACGTTCACTGGTACAAGCAGACGCCTCAAGGAATTGAACCCGTCAATTTCATGCATATCATTTCAGCCAGACCTTCCGCTTCACGCAATCGAGGGATTGAAACATCTTGAGTCTTCCATAGTTCCAGGGATCTACGATCCATCACTCGCCGACGATCAGCTGACCGTTTCCACCGATGAAGCTTACGAGATGACCCGAAAGCTTGCCCGAGAGGAAGGGCTATTCGTGGGAATCTCGAGCGGTGCGGCAATGGCAGCGGCTCTCAAGGTCGCTTCCGGGTTGGAGGACGGACTTGTCGTGACGATCTTCCCCGACAGCGGCGCCAGGTACGGTACCGGCCATTTCACAAATGAACCGTAA
- a CDS encoding carbohydrate-binding family 9-like protein, which translates to MKISFVVSCLTALFTISNSPAQTSFPVPQISFGPKHYICYQASDSIVVDGKLDEASWTKTDWSDYFVDIQGDQKPAPAYKTRVKMLWDDKYLYVGAEIEEPNLWATLRQRDTVIFRDNDFEVFIDPNGSTQPYYETEVNALGTVWDLLLRLPYRDGEKVAVDAWDIKGLKVGIGLHGTLDNPADVDSGWTVELAFPWSVLGQCALNGAPPQPGDQWRINFSRVEWHLRVKDGSYVKDIDSATGRTLPEENWVWSPQGLINMHYPEMWGFLQFSGMKVGQGIDTLKWNPVEDAKWALRKIYYAERNYYFAHATYTDDVSKLNLQEINTKDFSWPPRIYVTPDLFEATVVLGTGPMLLHIRQDGETWTTKEK; encoded by the coding sequence ATGAAAATCTCTTTTGTTGTTTCCTGCCTGACAGCTCTTTTTACGATTAGTAACTCGCCGGCGCAAACCTCGTTTCCGGTTCCGCAGATTTCTTTTGGACCGAAACATTACATTTGCTATCAAGCATCGGATTCTATCGTCGTCGACGGAAAGCTGGACGAGGCTTCATGGACGAAGACTGACTGGAGCGATTATTTCGTGGACATTCAGGGCGACCAGAAACCGGCGCCGGCATACAAAACGAGAGTGAAGATGCTCTGGGATGACAAATATCTATACGTCGGGGCTGAAATTGAGGAACCGAACCTGTGGGCAACGCTCAGGCAGAGGGACACAGTAATCTTCCGCGATAATGATTTCGAAGTTTTCATCGATCCAAATGGTTCCACGCAGCCTTACTATGAAACCGAGGTGAATGCTCTCGGAACAGTGTGGGACCTACTCCTCCGCCTGCCGTATCGGGACGGCGAGAAAGTCGCGGTCGATGCGTGGGACATCAAAGGGTTGAAAGTCGGAATCGGATTGCATGGCACTCTTGATAATCCTGCAGATGTCGATAGCGGCTGGACAGTGGAGCTGGCATTTCCCTGGTCCGTTCTGGGGCAGTGTGCATTAAACGGGGCGCCTCCTCAACCGGGTGATCAATGGAGAATTAATTTCTCACGTGTCGAATGGCATCTTCGTGTGAAAGATGGATCTTATGTGAAAGACATCGATTCCGCGACGGGAAGGACTCTTCCTGAAGAAAACTGGGTGTGGTCCCCGCAAGGACTCATTAATATGCATTATCCGGAAATGTGGGGGTTCCTCCAATTCTCCGGGATGAAAGTCGGCCAGGGGATCGACACGCTTAAGTGGAACCCGGTGGAGGATGCAAAGTGGGCATTGAGGAAAATTTATTATGCGGAACGAAATTACTATTTCGCTCATGCCACATACACGGACGATGTTTCTAAACTAAACCTTCAGGAAATCAACACGAAGGATTTTTCTTGGCCGCCGCGGATCTATGTCACCCCCGATCTTTTTGAGGCAACCGTTGTGTTAGGCACCGGCCCAATGCTTCTTCACATCCGGCAGGATGGCGAAACATGGACGACAAAAGAGAAGTGA
- the moeB gene encoding molybdopterin-synthase adenylyltransferase MoeB gives MSTKIFIPTPLRPYTERHDVVEVDAATVDEALRSLTTRYSELRQHIYSENGSLRSYVNIYLNDEDIRYLDKGQTVIRDTDTISIVPSIAGGVDVNADTEIENVTLSNEEILRYSRHLIIPEVGLPGQKKLKSAKVLMIGAGGLGSPVGMYLAAAGIGTIGIVDFDVVDTTNLQRQIMHSSSDIGRLKLDSAKERLSGINPNIDVKTYNERLTSENALDLFVGYDVIVDGTDNFPTRYLVNDACVLLGKPNVYGSILRFEGQVSVFDAKRGPCYRCLYPAPPPPGLVPSCAEGGVLGVLPGIIGTLQALEIIKLILGEGEPLIGRLILFDALKFKFRELKLRKNPDCPVCGENSTIHALIDYEEFCGIGKTRRIEEGTDEKTEITVEQLKFRLDKGDRLFLLDVREPQEYALVNLDARLIPLSELPRRYTEIDRTEEIIVHCKSGGRSARAADFLRRHGFSDVKNLVGGLDAWTEKIDPSLPRY, from the coding sequence ATGTCAACAAAGATATTCATTCCAACTCCACTTCGGCCTTATACAGAGAGACACGATGTAGTAGAAGTAGATGCCGCCACCGTCGACGAGGCTCTGAGAAGCCTGACCACAAGATATAGTGAGCTGCGTCAGCACATTTATTCGGAGAACGGGAGTCTTCGAAGCTATGTTAATATTTACCTTAATGACGAGGATATCAGGTACCTCGACAAGGGGCAGACGGTCATAAGGGACACAGATACTATCAGCATCGTACCGTCAATAGCCGGCGGAGTCGATGTCAATGCAGACACAGAAATAGAAAACGTCACTCTCTCCAACGAGGAGATTTTACGATACAGCAGGCATCTGATCATACCGGAGGTTGGATTACCGGGCCAGAAGAAATTGAAGTCAGCAAAAGTTCTGATGATCGGAGCCGGCGGACTTGGCTCGCCTGTCGGCATGTACCTGGCGGCTGCCGGGATTGGCACGATAGGTATCGTCGACTTCGATGTGGTTGACACGACGAACCTTCAGAGGCAAATCATGCACTCATCGTCAGACATCGGGAGATTGAAATTAGACTCGGCGAAGGAGCGTCTCAGCGGGATCAATCCGAATATTGATGTCAAGACTTATAACGAACGTCTTACATCCGAAAACGCGCTCGATCTTTTTGTGGGTTATGATGTTATAGTGGACGGTACGGATAATTTTCCAACGAGGTATCTGGTTAACGATGCTTGTGTTCTATTGGGGAAACCGAACGTATACGGTTCTATTCTTCGGTTCGAGGGGCAGGTCAGCGTCTTTGACGCAAAACGGGGACCGTGCTACCGTTGTCTCTACCCTGCACCGCCTCCGCCCGGTCTTGTTCCGAGCTGCGCTGAAGGTGGAGTCCTCGGAGTCCTTCCCGGAATAATCGGCACGCTGCAGGCGCTCGAGATCATCAAACTCATACTCGGTGAAGGCGAGCCGCTTATTGGCAGACTCATCCTGTTCGATGCACTGAAGTTCAAGTTCCGCGAATTGAAACTTCGGAAGAATCCGGACTGCCCCGTGTGCGGAGAGAATTCCACCATTCACGCACTTATCGACTACGAGGAATTCTGTGGAATCGGAAAGACAAGGAGGATCGAGGAAGGAACAGACGAGAAGACTGAGATTACGGTTGAGCAGCTGAAGTTTCGCCTCGATAAAGGTGACCGTCTGTTCCTCCTCGACGTAAGAGAGCCTCAGGAATACGCGCTCGTGAATCTCGACGCCAGGCTGATCCCGCTGTCGGAGCTGCCTCGAAGATACACGGAAATCGATCGCACTGAGGAAATAATTGTCCACTGCAAGTCGGGCGGCAGGAGCGCAAGAGCGGCAGATTTCCTGAGGCGTCATGGGTTTTCCGACGTGAAGAATCTCGTAGGAGGATTGGATGCCTGGACAGAAAAGATCGATCCAAGTCTGCCGAGGTATTGA
- a CDS encoding DsrE/DsrF/DrsH-like family protein, with the protein MAQAKRLAIISIHGTLDMAYPPFILSTAAVAMDMEAAIFFTFYGLEILKKGRADKLQVAPIANPAMPKPLLGISVPNILGVLPGMTAVATGMMNSWMKGANVARLSELINIAIESGVRLIGCQMTMDVMGVKKEDLIDGVEIGGAATFLEFASQDAISLTF; encoded by the coding sequence ATGGCACAGGCAAAGAGACTTGCAATAATTTCGATTCACGGTACGCTAGACATGGCGTATCCCCCGTTCATTCTCAGCACGGCTGCCGTGGCAATGGATATGGAAGCTGCGATCTTCTTTACGTTTTACGGATTAGAAATCCTCAAGAAGGGACGTGCAGACAAGCTCCAGGTCGCGCCGATCGCCAATCCAGCGATGCCCAAACCACTCCTGGGAATTTCAGTCCCTAACATCCTCGGCGTACTTCCGGGAATGACAGCTGTGGCAACGGGGATGATGAACAGCTGGATGAAGGGCGCAAATGTTGCCAGGCTAAGCGAGCTCATCAATATTGCGATTGAGTCAGGCGTGAGACTGATCGGCTGCCAGATGACAATGGATGTAATGGGGGTGAAGAAAGAAGATCTGATCGATGGGGTTGAAATAGGCGGCGCCGCAACCTTCCTGGAATTCGCCAGCCAGGATGCAATCTCGTTGACATTCTGA
- a CDS encoding SGNH/GDSL hydrolase family protein — MKPCLHFSMILFAYLSLVFQMSSCSFITTIPESDTSGIVDADNPNIQYIGRFNFSNPKRVLFDWAGVYICARFSGTSCSVRIHDSTDEYAVTIDDHAPRILSMDSSDVYRVASGLTDSVPHTIILQKRTEPLVGRGAFMGFILDRGARLLAPEKRPGRRIEYIGNSITSGFGVMGDSSNCNFTPQTEDAAMSFAAIASRALGADYHMISYSGRGVVRNYGDKNKISVDPMPALYDRTCNFDSTVKWDFTKWIPQSVVINLGTNDFSTEPHPDRDVFEAAYDRLINRVRALYPGVTMFCVTGPMIMEPCTDYVSEVVRKQQQSEGRDKDVFLIDIPHSIMDPGDWGCAMHPNIFGAEKMANIIVPLIRLRMNW, encoded by the coding sequence ATGAAGCCTTGTTTACACTTTTCGATGATCCTTTTCGCTTACCTGAGTCTCGTCTTTCAGATGAGTTCATGTTCTTTCATTACAACCATACCGGAGAGCGACACAAGCGGCATCGTCGATGCCGACAATCCGAACATACAGTATATCGGCAGGTTCAATTTCTCGAACCCCAAGAGAGTGCTGTTCGACTGGGCGGGGGTTTACATCTGTGCGAGGTTTTCCGGAACGAGTTGTTCCGTCAGGATTCATGATTCCACGGACGAATATGCCGTTACGATCGACGATCATGCGCCGAGAATTCTTTCCATGGATTCTTCCGACGTATACCGTGTTGCTTCGGGTCTCACCGATTCAGTACCCCACACAATCATACTTCAAAAGCGGACTGAGCCGCTTGTCGGAAGAGGGGCTTTCATGGGATTTATTCTTGACAGGGGCGCCAGGCTACTGGCACCGGAGAAGAGACCCGGCAGGCGAATAGAGTACATCGGGAATTCAATTACAAGCGGATTCGGCGTGATGGGCGACTCTTCAAACTGCAATTTTACTCCTCAGACAGAAGATGCAGCGATGTCGTTTGCTGCCATCGCATCGCGAGCATTGGGCGCTGACTACCACATGATCTCATACTCCGGCAGAGGAGTAGTGAGGAATTACGGTGACAAGAACAAGATTTCTGTCGATCCGATGCCGGCTCTTTATGACCGTACGTGCAACTTTGACTCGACCGTAAAATGGGACTTCACGAAATGGATCCCGCAGTCAGTGGTCATCAATCTTGGTACGAACGATTTCTCAACGGAGCCGCATCCGGACAGGGACGTCTTTGAGGCGGCCTACGACAGGCTTATCAACCGGGTTAGGGCTCTGTATCCTGGTGTGACGATGTTCTGCGTGACAGGTCCGATGATCATGGAACCATGCACAGACTACGTGAGTGAGGTGGTACGGAAGCAGCAGCAAAGCGAGGGAAGAGACAAAGATGTCTTCCTGATAGACATCCCGCACAGTATTATGGATCCGGGCGACTGGGGATGCGCAATGCACCCGAATATTTTCGGCGCGGAAAAGATGGCGAATATCATAGTCCCCTTGATCAGACTGAGAATGAACTGGTGA
- a CDS encoding glycoside hydrolase family 3 N-terminal domain-containing protein, protein MRSAILAMKKISSPLYRGITRSGTFLSVAIAFLLLASEATLGTNSKPDTAKVNDEVERLLSQMTLAEKIGQMTQIDRRYLKADSDIKTYFLGSILSGGGSSPAVNTASSWADMCDRFQSYALQTRLKIPLLYGIDAVHGNNNVKGAVIFPHNIGMGCTRDPDLVEKAARVTAEEAAGTGVNWAFAPCIAVARDIRWGRTYESFGESTDLQVSMARAGVEGLQGPDPSDSTTVLACAKHFVGDGGTEGGKDQGITACDEPTLRKIHLPGYIEAIKDGVGSIMVSYSSWNGVKMTGNKYLLTDILKGELSFKGLLISDWAASDQLQGDYSTQIETAINSGMDMMMVPEDYARFISTVTSLVNDGKIPLSRIDDAVRRILREKIMKGIFEHPYTDRDLTSQVGSAAHREIARQCVRESLVLLKNGNGILPLSKNLKHIVVAGKNADDLGNQCGGWTISWQGSSGNITTGTTILQGIKNAVGPNTLVTYSPDGSETHGADVAIVVVGETPYTEGAGDRTDLSLSDEDLTAIENACKDGIPVIVVLVSGRPMIVNSALASCRAFVAAWLPGTEGEGVADVLFGDFKPTGKLSQSWPKSMDQIPLNYGSPNYDPLFPYGYGLTY, encoded by the coding sequence ATGAGATCTGCCATTCTTGCAATGAAAAAAATTTCCTCTCCACTGTATCGCGGCATAACCCGTTCCGGCACATTCCTGTCGGTCGCGATTGCGTTTCTCCTGCTGGCTTCCGAAGCAACCCTTGGAACTAATTCAAAGCCTGACACCGCAAAGGTAAATGATGAAGTTGAACGACTCCTGTCACAAATGACTCTCGCCGAGAAGATCGGTCAGATGACTCAAATTGACAGAAGATACCTTAAGGCCGACAGCGACATTAAGACTTACTTTCTCGGCTCGATCTTGAGCGGTGGTGGTTCTAGTCCGGCCGTCAATACCGCGTCAAGCTGGGCGGATATGTGCGACAGGTTTCAGTCTTATGCCCTTCAAACAAGGTTGAAGATACCGCTTCTCTACGGTATCGACGCTGTCCACGGGAATAATAATGTGAAGGGTGCCGTGATCTTTCCGCACAACATAGGGATGGGCTGCACAAGGGATCCGGACCTCGTGGAAAAAGCAGCCAGAGTGACCGCGGAGGAAGCGGCGGGAACAGGCGTCAACTGGGCCTTCGCTCCATGCATCGCGGTAGCAAGAGACATCAGGTGGGGAAGAACATACGAGAGTTTCGGCGAATCAACCGACTTACAGGTCTCCATGGCGCGTGCAGGAGTCGAAGGACTTCAAGGACCGGATCCTTCTGATTCCACCACCGTGCTCGCATGCGCAAAACATTTTGTGGGAGACGGCGGGACGGAGGGCGGAAAAGACCAGGGCATTACAGCCTGCGATGAACCCACCCTAAGAAAAATCCATCTCCCCGGGTACATTGAAGCCATCAAGGACGGAGTCGGCTCGATCATGGTCTCCTACAGCAGCTGGAACGGCGTCAAGATGACCGGGAATAAATACCTGTTAACGGATATTTTGAAAGGGGAATTGTCTTTCAAAGGGCTCTTGATCTCCGACTGGGCTGCCTCAGATCAGCTCCAGGGAGATTACAGCACGCAAATAGAGACCGCTATAAATTCGGGCATGGATATGATGATGGTACCTGAAGATTACGCCAGGTTCATCTCCACGGTTACCTCACTTGTGAATGACGGAAAAATCCCGTTGAGCCGTATTGACGACGCGGTGAGGAGAATTCTTCGGGAAAAAATCATGAAAGGGATTTTCGAGCATCCGTATACTGACCGCGATCTGACATCGCAGGTCGGTTCGGCCGCTCACAGGGAGATCGCCCGGCAATGCGTGAGAGAGTCTCTCGTTCTTCTGAAAAATGGGAATGGAATTCTCCCGCTGAGCAAGAATCTCAAGCATATCGTGGTTGCGGGAAAAAACGCGGACGACCTCGGAAACCAGTGCGGTGGATGGACGATTTCATGGCAGGGTTCGAGCGGCAATATCACGACGGGGACTACTATCCTCCAGGGCATCAAGAATGCTGTCGGTCCGAACACGCTTGTCACCTACTCTCCGGATGGTAGTGAAACGCATGGAGCGGACGTCGCAATTGTGGTGGTCGGCGAGACTCCGTACACGGAGGGAGCTGGCGACAGAACCGATCTTTCTCTCTCGGATGAGGACTTGACTGCCATAGAAAATGCCTGCAAAGATGGAATCCCCGTCATTGTAGTTCTGGTATCGGGGAGACCGATGATCGTCAATTCGGCGCTCGCAAGTTGTCGCGCTTTCGTCGCCGCCTGGCTTCCTGGAACAGAGGGCGAGGGAGTCGCCGATGTCCTGTTCGGTGATTTCAAGCCGACAGGCAAACTGTCCCAGTCATGGCCTAAAAGCATGGACCAGATTCCGCTGAACTACGGCAGCCCGAACTACGATCCGTTGTTCCCTTATGGCTATGGACTGACTTATTGA
- a CDS encoding sugar MFS transporter translates to MSRSRTGYLPELTILTSLFFMWGFLTCLNDILIPHLKAIFLLDYAEAMLIQLAFFAAYFVVSLPSGVIVEKIGYKKGIVVGLVTAGAGCLIFYPAAGMQSYPLFLLALFILASGITLLQVAANPYVAILGKPETASSRLNLTQAFNSLGTTIAPYFGALVILSVAVKSTEEISRMDPSQLSAYKLAQASAVQVPYLWLAAALLVIAAVFTFLKLPQVEAAEVASRSGNRERVDKFHGSAWGYRHLILGAAGIFVYVGAEVSIGSFLVNYIGQADVLGIAAARAGKFVSFYWGGAMVGRFIGSGIQRKVRPGTVLAFNAVCAILLVVTSMLSFGYLAMISILSVGLFNSIMFPTIFTLAINGLGKHTGQGSGILCMAIVGGAIIPVIQGAIADAIGIHHAFILPLFCYMFIFYYGLVGCKPDQTRLLKNRNLEQT, encoded by the coding sequence ATGTCCAGGTCAAGAACTGGTTACTTGCCTGAACTGACTATCCTGACTTCTCTTTTCTTCATGTGGGGATTTCTTACCTGCCTGAACGATATTCTTATTCCACACCTCAAGGCGATCTTTCTCTTGGATTACGCCGAAGCAATGTTGATTCAACTCGCGTTCTTCGCTGCATATTTCGTTGTGTCCCTTCCTTCGGGAGTGATTGTCGAGAAGATCGGATATAAAAAAGGAATCGTGGTCGGTCTTGTGACCGCGGGAGCCGGCTGCCTGATTTTCTACCCTGCGGCGGGAATGCAGTCATATCCTCTTTTCCTTCTGGCGCTTTTCATATTGGCGTCGGGGATCACTCTCCTTCAGGTTGCGGCGAACCCGTATGTCGCGATATTAGGTAAACCGGAAACGGCATCGAGCAGACTCAATCTTACGCAAGCATTCAACTCGCTCGGCACGACGATCGCGCCGTATTTCGGAGCGCTCGTTATTCTTTCGGTCGCGGTGAAGAGTACTGAAGAGATCAGCAGGATGGACCCATCGCAGCTATCCGCTTACAAGTTAGCCCAGGCAAGCGCAGTGCAGGTGCCGTATCTCTGGCTGGCCGCGGCACTTCTTGTGATCGCAGCTGTGTTCACATTCCTGAAACTTCCGCAAGTAGAAGCCGCCGAAGTAGCTTCACGCTCAGGAAACAGGGAAAGAGTCGATAAGTTTCACGGGAGTGCATGGGGGTACAGGCACCTCATCCTTGGCGCCGCCGGGATTTTTGTATATGTCGGCGCCGAAGTATCGATCGGAAGTTTTCTAGTAAACTACATCGGTCAAGCAGATGTCCTCGGCATCGCTGCCGCCCGGGCAGGGAAGTTCGTCTCATTCTATTGGGGTGGAGCGATGGTCGGCAGATTCATCGGATCGGGGATCCAAAGGAAAGTCAGACCAGGCACCGTCCTTGCCTTCAATGCGGTCTGCGCAATCCTTCTCGTCGTCACATCGATGCTCTCGTTTGGATATCTCGCGATGATTTCAATCCTCTCAGTCGGTCTCTTTAATTCGATTATGTTCCCAACGATTTTCACGCTCGCAATAAACGGCCTCGGGAAACATACCGGCCAGGGATCCGGAATTCTCTGTATGGCGATCGTCGGTGGCGCAATTATCCCTGTGATACAGGGCGCGATTGCTGATGCGATCGGGATACATCACGCGTTCATACTCCCACTGTTTTGTTATATGTTCATATTTTACTACGGACTGGTCGGCTGCAAGCCTGACCAAACACGACTTCTCAAGAATAGAAACCTGGAACAAACATGA
- a CDS encoding sulfurtransferase TusA family protein: protein MDIKVDATLDCTGLACPIPVIKTKKALDELERGKILKMIATDPGSVKDISAWARKTGQQLVGQEESDRRYIFYILKIK, encoded by the coding sequence ATGGATATAAAAGTTGACGCGACACTCGACTGCACGGGACTGGCTTGCCCGATTCCCGTGATCAAAACAAAGAAAGCCCTTGATGAATTGGAACGAGGTAAGATCCTGAAGATGATCGCCACGGACCCGGGCTCCGTGAAGGACATTTCAGCGTGGGCCAGGAAGACGGGGCAGCAACTTGTCGGTCAGGAAGAGTCTGACCGTCGATACATTTTTTACATTTTGAAAATAAAATGA
- a CDS encoding M67 family metallopeptidase, protein MIRLKKDQVRQIYRHVERTYPEEGCGFMLGENSGESQTVRRVFEINNSQDENRKRRFLITPEQYMQAERIAAEHRMDLLGFYHSHPDHPAIPSAFDTEHALPLFAYLIVSLAEGKSKTMSGWRLSESRERFIESNLIVENLADEEITTVAHSR, encoded by the coding sequence ATGATCAGGCTAAAGAAGGACCAGGTGAGACAAATATACCGTCACGTCGAACGGACTTACCCCGAGGAAGGCTGCGGATTCATGCTCGGCGAAAACTCGGGTGAATCTCAGACGGTTCGAAGAGTATTCGAAATAAACAACAGCCAGGACGAAAACAGGAAAAGGAGGTTCCTAATCACACCGGAACAATATATGCAAGCAGAGCGCATTGCCGCTGAACACAGAATGGACCTGCTGGGGTTTTACCATTCGCATCCCGACCATCCGGCGATTCCTTCAGCGTTCGACACTGAGCACGCATTACCTCTGTTCGCCTATCTAATCGTGTCCCTCGCTGAAGGAAAATCGAAAACGATGAGCGGGTGGAGGCTGTCCGAATCGCGGGAGAGATTCATCGAAAGCAACCTAATCGTAGAAAATTTAGCCGACGAAGAGATTACCACTGTTGCCCATAGCAGGTGA